The Prosthecobacter dejongeii genome contains a region encoding:
- a CDS encoding M12 family metallopeptidase, translated as MRTLSLFALVAAAFFCLPLSSEAGAIKYKNTPGDMSWPGGRVPYVFNSDITSAEKLVFFRCVRAWQRFGNVRFVPTTESGFHQSPEGNYLLVQRNDLRFFDVVKDVNYAWIGRSGNIGFPNALMQPMSIHNWDGETVVHEMGHTLGFIHEHMREDRNTYVRVDYDQINGFTRINFDMERATLHTTYDYDSIMHYPATAFRDTWKTGLCMEALVDPSKTGTMGYSTHFKPHPEEWKVGDEIGKITSLLSDGDRETIYDEYGTSTEVRGVIKTPDGKPLSGVRATLVAVGSGHDEQAFVDLLGETGERQVRTNSKGEFFFRGVPSGSFKIQLSKSKFTFSPSESTFQGGSAPILVHLFDATHTDSTPPNPSFTVPPQAPPDAVGFEPATYKAYPTLSGEAHDTGGSGLNRIQLAMDNGGRWWNWSTHSYGAPGATFNEATDALPHTTFDSAGKWTLPADQLDNLPDGTHHLQIRAGDFSNNYSPWEEVNFTLDRNLPVVTADAPPAAEFFDFETLNLGGTVTDATDPNPTVTITLIKSAGSKYWDGKNWVDSSADPKTLRPAEVSGGRWKPAAVDTLPRRSDLSPGNYIVLVKAKDKAGNFNLLPTGIDGLVRSAVDTTVPDVAITPSFHGQRYAVHEMPTLIGTANDEQSYVKGVRVYLMRLVPGMNGAPNGFRYWTGFEWSPVSPNTPPHLEVTYNSTTHVWSAPPSREWGDPATDVRLPTGAAELPDGTYKVQATAFNREEPQGTRLVEETFYIATAPPQVTITRPAHNGFAKAGWTIGGTVSDPSGTGYDNGRMSFTLVNIGTGKFWNGDEWQDNMVALEVDITNNTWTYDGSGAHAQLPPGEGQYAISATVTDRNGNISRPISGGNQILFRADLTPPVCEIAGPTNNAIITTSPILPSSFHGTASDASGQPQVTLFLRRLKDNYFWSGPGTGNGWKDDAQDAILTSAYAGGGQSEAWALQTEFPCLNQFYWGMPNGAYVLTAVAKDAAGNTTQRDVNVTVNYNPPWLRPQDALARFNVHQTAPVAGSTVTSELAQTFTPWLDGQPGNGGYLTPRSFGLDATGNFYVTNNMSQRQIFGANEYWVDHGVIQRVGPNGWRRQRMVEQVIAGSDVFYYERWSPGGPAIPITAGEFSVLSTTLVKGCTDAAGNTYAAFELTDYSPFGSPKFPSRSYVLVVKFDAQGNLVWRRYVPGLVPPSDWLAIVHVHDLLVAADGTVSLVMGNNTRFNESFSQYHAWLVRLSATGTTLGTARMGQTGVSGNPAQPYKSSSPEHCVVAADGTTWILSTDGTAGVSYPSQILRKYGPNANLLASYETNLCKAPERWTDLAVDANGIAYVTANFQVSENDGRACLLRFDSNLNLTWRAFGPLGGVYIGDGLESATTDYRVQVGAQGITVMHETPGTQESGYYYRHPVVLRFTDAGELKWARRVMPTELQGNAGASHMQVTSAGDVLLTGFFSESLSLATSFYGKISNAGDLQYFADLASTAGVALTCLTANDRLAVLEAAPGSVYSPQGDQSIRIYGNPASVLLPVVLDAGLPQSRSVLSGSTVEFRVVNRGSPASYQWRKQTGAGTPQDILGATGDALALSNVQSGDAGGYSCVVTNAAGSVTSGTATLTVVQVVPLVTALDDSGRTWTTGGDASWYGATGGVSHDGTDAAASGELDHNQVSWLETTVTGPATINFWWKSSTEHFDALTFKVDGVTSGSPLAGDRDWTLVTLTLGSGTHTLRWEYERDGVGGSDLNRVWVDQFSVVYPLTLADAVDAPAMTFTTGGDAEWAGVASTSSSDFVDHAASAYISANKESWMQTTVTGPGTLTFWWNVECDPDQHYLRLKVDGAAVRSITGFPGWAKVTQAIGSGTHTIRWAFESGPGIIFLGDGGKVDRVSFAAGGLEPGFLAHPTSQIRLAGGQVSFSVTPSGDSPQYQWLKGPAKTVLNGTTSQGFTKIHLSAADATLYWVKLTNDHGTATSNPAYLGVATPLPAASTLKEGAALALNAAVAVPPGCSISSYQWRNGSQILADGTVNGVTTSGAGTKALKITGLKAANSGPYTCIVEMTTPGGTVTGSLGVSTVTVLPKPEVAALPPRTYTVSESVDVQINSTNSPTKYAVTGLPAGVTVNAATGRITGKPKVASALLKDGTRKPFKLSITATNAAGTSSPVTVDWIVHPLDSRLVGTYNGLLDRNAAVNGTLPTSTTGLGGTVQLQITSGGVISGTLKLGSQVAYRLAGAVDVSPTNGSLSCSLPITRKAPWANVTLNLSFDLASGGIAGSITDGGANAPLVKGWRTTSLTSYNGLHNSALFVDAGLSGDFTTTPKGDGFAALNVTGKGTAKWTAKLPDGSAVIASTPVGPTGQVMLHQLLQGGAGSVQGWVEIDAATHEVEGAPSLSWFKTSQEASRNYKDGIALQNLTVTGGLYVAKNVSLHALLGLGAPPLNAQVRLSQGGLDPALVQSFTLTAPNTVTVPTNPLGMKLTLAPATGLVTGSFTQPGLTAKTPRKADVFGLIVPRLSRGVGYFLLPELPTPSTTPATAPIWSGKLEIGVPVEP; from the coding sequence ATGAGAACGCTCTCGCTCTTCGCGCTCGTCGCGGCTGCCTTCTTTTGTTTGCCGCTTTCTTCGGAGGCTGGGGCGATCAAATACAAGAATACCCCGGGTGACATGAGCTGGCCAGGTGGCCGGGTGCCGTATGTGTTCAACTCAGACATCACCAGCGCTGAAAAGCTGGTGTTTTTTCGCTGCGTGCGGGCTTGGCAGCGATTTGGCAATGTGCGCTTTGTGCCAACTACGGAGTCGGGTTTCCATCAGTCGCCAGAGGGTAACTACCTGCTCGTGCAGCGGAATGACCTGCGGTTTTTCGATGTGGTGAAGGATGTGAATTATGCCTGGATCGGCCGCTCTGGAAACATCGGTTTCCCGAATGCGCTGATGCAGCCCATGTCCATCCACAATTGGGATGGCGAAACGGTGGTGCATGAGATGGGGCACACGCTGGGCTTCATCCACGAGCACATGCGTGAGGACCGTAATACTTATGTGCGAGTGGACTATGACCAGATCAATGGCTTCACCCGCATCAATTTCGACATGGAGCGTGCCACCCTCCACACGACGTATGACTATGACTCCATCATGCATTACCCGGCCACGGCCTTTCGCGATACTTGGAAAACCGGGCTGTGCATGGAAGCGTTGGTGGACCCCTCGAAGACTGGAACGATGGGCTACAGCACTCACTTCAAGCCGCACCCCGAAGAGTGGAAAGTGGGGGATGAGATCGGCAAAATCACCTCGCTGCTGAGTGACGGCGACCGCGAGACCATCTATGACGAATACGGCACCTCCACCGAAGTCAGAGGCGTGATCAAAACGCCCGATGGGAAACCTTTGAGTGGTGTGAGGGCAACTCTGGTCGCGGTCGGCTCGGGCCACGATGAACAGGCCTTTGTGGATCTGCTAGGAGAAACCGGGGAGCGCCAGGTCCGCACCAATAGCAAGGGGGAGTTCTTTTTTCGTGGGGTGCCTTCCGGCAGTTTCAAGATCCAGTTATCCAAGTCGAAATTCACCTTCAGCCCTTCGGAAAGCACGTTCCAGGGCGGGTCTGCCCCCATCCTGGTGCATCTGTTTGACGCGACCCACACTGACAGTACGCCGCCGAATCCCTCCTTCACCGTGCCTCCACAGGCACCGCCAGACGCAGTCGGCTTTGAGCCAGCGACTTACAAAGCCTACCCGACTCTTTCGGGTGAAGCCCATGACACGGGTGGATCTGGCCTGAATCGCATTCAACTGGCGATGGATAATGGTGGCCGCTGGTGGAACTGGAGCACGCACAGTTATGGTGCGCCTGGAGCTACCTTTAACGAAGCTACGGATGCCCTTCCTCACACCACGTTTGACTCCGCAGGCAAGTGGACCCTGCCGGCCGATCAACTCGATAATTTGCCGGACGGCACGCACCACTTGCAGATCCGGGCGGGGGACTTTTCCAATAACTACTCGCCCTGGGAAGAGGTCAATTTCACACTGGATCGAAATCTACCGGTCGTGACGGCGGATGCGCCTCCTGCGGCTGAGTTCTTTGATTTCGAGACTCTCAACCTGGGCGGAACGGTCACGGATGCCACAGACCCGAATCCCACGGTCACCATCACTTTGATTAAAAGTGCGGGTTCGAAGTATTGGGATGGCAAGAACTGGGTTGATTCTTCGGCAGATCCGAAGACGCTGCGGCCTGCCGAAGTTAGCGGAGGGCGCTGGAAGCCCGCGGCTGTGGACACCCTGCCGCGCCGGTCTGACTTGTCCCCAGGGAACTACATCGTGCTGGTGAAGGCCAAGGACAAAGCCGGAAACTTCAACCTCCTGCCCACCGGCATCGATGGACTCGTTCGTTCTGCCGTGGATACCACCGTGCCAGATGTCGCCATTACCCCTTCGTTCCATGGCCAGCGGTATGCCGTGCATGAGATGCCCACGCTGATCGGCACAGCGAATGATGAACAAAGTTATGTCAAAGGTGTGCGGGTGTACCTGATGCGCCTAGTCCCGGGCATGAATGGGGCACCGAATGGCTTCCGTTATTGGACGGGTTTCGAGTGGTCCCCGGTGTCGCCCAATACGCCGCCACATCTGGAAGTTACCTATAACTCGACCACCCATGTGTGGAGTGCGCCCCCCTCTCGTGAGTGGGGCGACCCAGCCACCGATGTTCGCTTGCCAACAGGAGCCGCCGAACTGCCAGACGGCACTTATAAAGTCCAAGCCACCGCCTTTAACCGCGAGGAGCCGCAGGGCACTCGGTTGGTGGAGGAAACTTTCTACATTGCCACTGCTCCACCTCAGGTCACCATCACCCGTCCCGCCCACAATGGATTTGCCAAAGCAGGCTGGACCATCGGGGGAACGGTGTCAGACCCATCTGGCACGGGTTATGACAATGGCCGCATGAGCTTCACTCTGGTGAATATCGGCACAGGTAAGTTTTGGAATGGCGACGAATGGCAGGATAACATGGTCGCGCTGGAGGTGGACATCACGAACAACACCTGGACCTACGATGGCAGTGGTGCACATGCCCAACTGCCCCCAGGGGAAGGGCAGTATGCCATCAGTGCCACGGTCACGGATCGCAATGGTAACATCTCCCGGCCGATTTCAGGCGGTAACCAGATCCTCTTCCGCGCGGACCTGACTCCGCCTGTGTGTGAGATCGCCGGCCCAACCAACAATGCGATCATCACCACCTCTCCCATCCTCCCGTCCAGCTTTCATGGAACGGCTTCGGATGCATCCGGCCAGCCTCAGGTGACGCTGTTCCTGCGGAGATTGAAGGATAACTATTTTTGGAGCGGTCCCGGCACGGGTAACGGTTGGAAGGACGATGCCCAGGATGCCATCTTGACGAGTGCTTACGCCGGGGGGGGGCAGTCAGAGGCCTGGGCTTTGCAAACAGAGTTTCCATGCCTGAACCAGTTTTACTGGGGCATGCCGAATGGTGCCTATGTGCTGACTGCGGTGGCAAAAGATGCCGCAGGTAACACCACTCAGCGGGACGTGAATGTGACGGTAAATTACAATCCGCCCTGGCTGCGCCCGCAGGATGCGTTGGCCCGCTTTAACGTGCATCAAACGGCACCTGTGGCTGGCAGCACCGTGACGTCGGAACTGGCACAGACTTTCACACCGTGGCTGGATGGGCAGCCAGGGAATGGAGGCTACCTCACACCGCGCTCTTTTGGCCTAGATGCTACGGGCAACTTTTATGTGACCAACAACATGTCTCAGCGACAGATCTTTGGCGCCAATGAATACTGGGTGGATCACGGGGTGATCCAGCGTGTGGGACCCAATGGTTGGCGTCGCCAGCGAATGGTGGAGCAGGTGATCGCGGGCAGCGATGTTTTCTACTATGAGCGGTGGTCACCTGGTGGCCCGGCCATTCCGATCACAGCGGGTGAATTCTCGGTGCTGTCCACCACGCTGGTGAAAGGCTGCACGGATGCCGCAGGCAACACCTACGCTGCTTTTGAACTTACAGATTATTCGCCTTTCGGCAGTCCTAAATTTCCTTCTCGCAGTTATGTCCTGGTGGTCAAGTTCGATGCCCAAGGGAACCTCGTCTGGCGGCGCTACGTGCCGGGGCTAGTTCCCCCCAGCGACTGGCTGGCCATCGTGCACGTTCATGACCTTCTAGTGGCGGCAGACGGCACCGTCAGTTTGGTGATGGGAAACAATACCCGATTCAATGAATCCTTTTCCCAGTATCACGCTTGGCTCGTGCGTCTTTCGGCCACAGGAACCACCCTGGGCACGGCGCGGATGGGGCAAACTGGCGTCAGTGGCAATCCGGCACAGCCTTACAAAAGCTCGTCTCCTGAGCACTGCGTGGTCGCGGCAGATGGCACCACATGGATCCTTTCCACCGATGGCACGGCAGGCGTGTCTTACCCCTCACAAATCCTGCGGAAGTACGGGCCGAATGCGAATCTGCTGGCCAGCTATGAAACCAATCTTTGCAAAGCACCCGAGCGCTGGACTGACCTCGCCGTGGATGCAAATGGCATCGCCTATGTGACTGCGAACTTCCAGGTCAGTGAAAACGATGGCCGTGCCTGCCTGCTGCGTTTTGATAGCAATCTGAATTTGACCTGGCGCGCCTTTGGTCCGCTGGGTGGTGTTTACATCGGGGATGGGTTGGAAAGTGCCACCACAGACTATCGGGTGCAGGTGGGTGCGCAGGGCATCACCGTGATGCATGAGACGCCCGGCACCCAGGAGAGCGGTTACTATTACCGCCACCCCGTGGTGCTGCGCTTTACTGATGCAGGTGAACTGAAGTGGGCGCGCCGAGTGATGCCTACGGAATTGCAAGGAAATGCAGGTGCTTCCCATATGCAGGTGACCTCGGCTGGCGATGTCCTTTTGACCGGATTCTTCAGCGAAAGCCTCAGTCTGGCCACGTCATTTTATGGCAAGATCAGCAACGCTGGCGATCTCCAATACTTTGCCGATCTAGCCAGCACCGCAGGCGTGGCGCTGACATGCCTGACGGCCAATGATCGCCTAGCCGTTTTAGAGGCTGCCCCTGGCAGTGTCTATTCTCCTCAGGGAGACCAGAGCATCCGGATCTATGGGAATCCCGCCTCCGTCTTGCTGCCTGTCGTTCTGGATGCGGGCCTGCCGCAGAGCCGCAGTGTGCTCTCTGGCAGCACGGTGGAGTTCAGAGTGGTGAATCGCGGCAGCCCAGCTAGTTACCAGTGGCGCAAGCAAACTGGGGCAGGCACACCGCAGGACATCCTCGGTGCTACAGGGGATGCGCTGGCCTTAAGCAATGTGCAATCTGGGGACGCTGGCGGCTACAGCTGCGTGGTGACCAATGCGGCAGGCAGCGTCACCTCAGGTACGGCCACTCTCACCGTCGTGCAGGTGGTGCCGCTGGTCACCGCCCTGGATGACAGTGGACGCACGTGGACGACTGGAGGCGATGCCTCTTGGTATGGGGCAACCGGGGGTGTCAGCCATGACGGAACAGATGCCGCCGCCTCGGGGGAGCTGGATCACAATCAGGTCTCTTGGCTGGAAACCACCGTGACAGGTCCGGCCACCATCAACTTCTGGTGGAAGTCTTCCACGGAACATTTTGATGCCCTCACCTTCAAGGTGGATGGCGTCACTTCTGGTTCTCCTCTTGCGGGAGACCGGGACTGGACCCTGGTCACCCTTACTCTGGGCAGTGGCACGCACACTTTGCGCTGGGAGTATGAGCGCGATGGCGTTGGCGGTAGCGACTTGAACCGGGTCTGGGTGGACCAGTTTTCTGTGGTTTATCCGCTGACTTTGGCAGACGCTGTGGATGCCCCTGCCATGACCTTCACCACAGGCGGAGACGCCGAGTGGGCCGGCGTGGCCAGCACATCTTCGTCCGACTTTGTGGATCACGCCGCCAGTGCTTACATCAGCGCCAATAAAGAATCCTGGATGCAGACCACCGTCACCGGCCCAGGCACGCTGACGTTTTGGTGGAATGTGGAGTGTGATCCAGACCAGCACTACCTGCGGCTGAAGGTGGACGGTGCCGCCGTGCGCAGCATCACCGGTTTTCCAGGCTGGGCCAAGGTGACACAGGCCATCGGCTCAGGCACGCACACCATCCGCTGGGCTTTTGAGAGCGGCCCCGGCATCATTTTCCTGGGAGATGGTGGCAAGGTGGACCGTGTATCCTTCGCAGCGGGTGGGCTAGAGCCTGGTTTCCTCGCCCATCCAACCTCACAGATTCGCCTCGCGGGCGGGCAGGTCTCGTTCAGTGTCACGCCCAGCGGGGACAGTCCGCAATACCAATGGCTGAAAGGTCCAGCGAAAACCGTGCTGAATGGCACCACCTCCCAGGGTTTTACCAAGATCCACCTCAGTGCCGCAGATGCCACGCTCTACTGGGTGAAATTGACCAATGACCACGGCACCGCTACCAGTAACCCTGCTTATCTAGGTGTGGCTACGCCGCTCCCTGCTGCCAGCACCTTGAAAGAAGGGGCCGCGCTGGCGCTGAATGCCGCCGTGGCCGTGCCCCCAGGTTGCTCCATCAGCAGCTATCAGTGGCGGAATGGCAGCCAGATCTTGGCAGACGGAACTGTCAATGGCGTGACCACCTCTGGCGCAGGCACCAAGGCACTGAAAATCACGGGCCTGAAGGCAGCAAACAGCGGGCCTTACACCTGCATCGTGGAGATGACCACCCCCGGCGGCACCGTCACAGGCAGCCTCGGCGTGAGCACCGTCACCGTCCTGCCCAAACCTGAAGTGGCCGCCTTGCCACCGCGCACCTACACCGTGAGTGAATCGGTGGATGTCCAGATCAACTCGACGAACAGCCCAACCAAATATGCCGTCACGGGCCTCCCCGCCGGCGTGACTGTCAATGCCGCCACGGGTCGCATCACGGGCAAGCCCAAGGTAGCCTCCGCTCTCCTCAAAGACGGAACTCGGAAGCCCTTCAAGCTCAGCATCACCGCCACCAATGCCGCAGGCACCAGCAGCCCCGTGACGGTGGACTGGATTGTCCATCCCCTGGACTCTCGCTTGGTAGGTACCTACAATGGCTTGTTAGACCGCAATGCAGCGGTGAATGGCACCCTACCCACCTCCACCACCGGCCTCGGTGGCACCGTGCAGCTACAGATCACCAGCGGTGGAGTCATCTCCGGCACTCTGAAGCTGGGCAGCCAAGTCGCTTACCGACTGGCTGGCGCCGTGGACGTCTCTCCCACAAACGGCAGCCTCTCCTGCTCCCTGCCGATCACGCGCAAAGCACCCTGGGCAAATGTGACCTTGAACCTAAGCTTTGACCTGGCCAGCGGTGGCATCGCGGGTTCGATTACCGATGGCGGTGCCAATGCTCCACTTGTGAAAGGCTGGCGCACCACCAGCCTCACCAGCTACAACGGTCTCCACAACAGCGCCTTGTTCGTGGATGCTGGATTGTCTGGAGATTTCACGACGACGCCCAAAGGCGACGGTTTTGCGGCCCTGAATGTCACAGGCAAAGGCACCGCCAAATGGACAGCGAAATTGCCCGATGGCTCCGCCGTCATTGCCAGCACACCTGTTGGCCCCACGGGTCAGGTCATGCTGCATCAGTTGCTCCAGGGCGGGGCTGGCAGCGTGCAGGGTTGGGTCGAAATTGATGCCGCCACGCATGAAGTGGAGGGTGCCCCTAGCCTTAGCTGGTTCAAGACCTCCCAAGAAGCATCCCGCAATTACAAAGACGGCATTGCCCTGCAAAACCTGACTGTCACAGGAGGCCTCTATGTGGCCAAAAACGTCAGCCTCCACGCCCTGCTGGGTCTAGGTGCGCCGCCGCTGAATGCCCAGGTCCGCTTAAGCCAGGGCGGACTAGATCCCGCACTCGTGCAAAGCTTCACCTTGACCGCACCCAATACCGTCACGGTCCCGACGAACCCACTGGGAATGAAACTCACGCTCGCCCCCGCCACAGGTTTAGTGACCGGCAGCTTTACCCAGCCCGGGCTCACTGCCAAAACACCACGGAAGGCCGACGTCTTCGGCCTCATCGTGCCACGTCTGAGCCGAGGGGTAGGCTACTTTCTCCTCCCAGAGTTACCCACCCCCAGCACCACCCCCGCCACAGCCCCCATCTGGAGCGGCAAACTGGAAATCGGCGTTCCCGTAGAGCCCTGA